The Candidatus Goldiibacteriota bacterium nucleotide sequence GTCCCTCTGTGCATCCGTCCCTCCGGTTGTACAGGGCTTGGGTATATTTTTCCAGAACGCGCCGCAAATTGGTGTTCTTGTATGCAAACAAGTTTGAAATCTTCGCTGTGTTAACGTCATTGGCAGCCACAGGCTTACGGCACATCCGAATCTGCCGGCGCGGCATTAAACAGCCCCTGCCGCATACATAATCTGCTTATGCGGCGCATACTGAAAAAACACACCCAACCCCTGTAGTTATTAATCTAATTTCGATTTTCGAATTTTCGATGTTTTATTTTACTTCCGACCCTGCGTCCCTCAGTTTTATTATTAAGGTTGAATATACTCATTATATATAATAAAATAGGGTTACTTGGACGGTTGCGGGAGTTTAGGATTATATTGAGAGGTTTTGAAAACTGCAAACCGTATTTGTTGGGGGATGTAAATGCTTAGGGAACCTGTTGTTGCCGGAACGTTTTATGAAAAAACAAAAGAAGGCCTGCTTAAACAAATATTGGAATTAAAAAAAGACGCGCCCGCGGAAAAGGTGCTTGCCAAAGGTATTATGGTGCCTCATGCCGGATATATGTATTCCGGGAAAGTGGCTGCGGAAACATTTAATTCCGTTGAAATTCCGGATACAGTGATAATACTGGGGCCGAATCATACAGGAGTCGGCGTGCCTGTATCAATTTATGGCGAAGGTGCGTGGAAAACTCCGCTTGGTGAGATGCAGATAGACAAAAGCCTTGCTGCTGACATTATGAAAAAGGCCGGTATCACGCATCAGGACAGGACTGCGCATGCAAGGGAGCATTCCATAGAAGTCATGCTTCCTTTTCTGCAGCAGATAAACAGTAACATTAAATTTGTACCTATATGCCTGGCGGAACCTTCAAGGGATGAACTT carries:
- the amrB gene encoding AmmeMemoRadiSam system protein B; this translates as MLREPVVAGTFYEKTKEGLLKQILELKKDAPAEKVLAKGIMVPHAGYMYSGKVAAETFNSVEIPDTVIILGPNHTGVGVPVSIYGEGAWKTPLGEMQIDKSLAADIMKKAGITHQDRTAHAREHSIEVMLPFLQQINSNIKFVPICLAEPSRDELKLLGKALASVLDDSQALIVASSDLTHYEPADVVKEKDKKVIDRILKLDPDGMLDAVEKYDISMCGWMPVYVMLLACKELGAAEAKLVRYMTSGDVTGETEQVVGYGGVIII